One Acidobacteriota bacterium genomic window carries:
- the trmH gene encoding tRNA (guanosine(18)-2'-O)-methyltransferase TrmH, protein MITRRRFHRLRDILLHRQPDLTVLMEHVHKAHNFSAILRTGDAVGIFEAHAVLLGGRLPSARRMSAAGSARWIGIQSHPDIETAATVLKDRGFRIYAAHLSDAAIDFREPDYTAPTAFLLGQEKDGVSEEARALADQEVIIPMIGMVSSLNVSVAAALLLYEAQRQRQNQGLYKSSRLDEGIFRRTLFEWAYPRQAALCRQHQVPYPALDEDGKLLGPLPR, encoded by the coding sequence ATGATCACCCGCCGCCGCTTCCACCGCCTGCGGGACATTCTCCTCCACCGTCAGCCGGACCTGACGGTGCTGATGGAGCATGTCCACAAGGCCCACAACTTCTCCGCCATCCTGCGAACGGGAGACGCTGTGGGCATTTTCGAGGCCCACGCAGTTCTTCTCGGCGGGCGGCTCCCCTCCGCCCGCCGCATGTCCGCCGCCGGTAGCGCCCGCTGGATCGGCATCCAAAGCCATCCGGACATCGAGACCGCAGCGACGGTCCTCAAGGACCGCGGCTTTCGCATCTACGCGGCTCATCTCTCCGACGCCGCCATCGACTTCCGCGAGCCCGACTACACCGCTCCCACCGCCTTCCTCCTGGGGCAAGAGAAGGATGGTGTCTCCGAGGAGGCCCGAGCGCTGGCAGATCAGGAAGTGATCATCCCCATGATCGGCATGGTCAGCAGCCTCAACGTCTCGGTGGCCGCCGCACTCCTTCTCTACGAGGCTCAACGGCAGCGACAGAATCAGGGCCTCTACAAGTCGTCTCGACTCGACGAGGGGATCTTCCGACGGACCCTCTTCGAGTGGGCCTATCCCCGCCAGGCCGCCCTTTGCCGCCAGCACCAGGTGCCCTACCCCGCTCTAGACGAAGACGGCAAGCTCCTCGGCCCTCTTCCGCGCTGA
- a CDS encoding patatin-like phospholipase family protein has protein sequence MSQTSQPSPDRPEPAKPPHDLAIVLSGGGARAAYQVGLLRGLARRFPNARFPIITGVSAGAINATFLASHPGSLEEAADELTAIWSDLELEDVFRVDSAALSSNFLRWAGRLTSGGSEHAPKVRGLVDTEPLRQTLTRVLPTVDGEIIGIRRNLEAERLRAIALTTIDYGTGQTITWVEGAQIQTWERPSRRSRTARLVLEHILASSSLPLLFPAVRLAGSWHGDGGIRLTAPLSPAIHLGASRILVISTRYRRSVEDADRSSITGYPPPAQILGKLLNSVFLDLVDQDVARMEKMNELIGRLPPNKRGSFRIIDSVVLRPSEDLGRLAAEYEPDLPSTFRFLTRSLGTRQTSSPDFLSLLMFQPSYLRRLMEIGERDAEQAGDRIGLLLDSGVATP, from the coding sequence ATGTCCCAAACCTCTCAACCATCGCCCGACCGACCCGAGCCCGCCAAGCCGCCTCACGATCTGGCCATCGTGCTCTCCGGCGGCGGCGCTCGAGCGGCTTATCAGGTCGGCCTTCTTCGCGGCCTGGCCCGACGCTTTCCAAACGCCCGCTTCCCCATCATCACCGGTGTTTCCGCTGGAGCCATCAACGCCACGTTCCTCGCCTCTCACCCTGGGAGCCTGGAAGAAGCCGCCGACGAGCTCACTGCCATCTGGTCCGACCTCGAGCTAGAAGACGTCTTTCGGGTCGATTCCGCAGCCCTCAGCTCCAACTTTCTGCGCTGGGCCGGTCGCCTCACCTCCGGTGGGTCGGAGCACGCACCGAAGGTCCGAGGTCTGGTCGACACCGAACCTCTCCGCCAAACCCTCACGAGGGTCCTGCCCACCGTTGACGGCGAGATCATCGGCATCCGCCGCAACCTCGAAGCTGAACGTCTCCGGGCCATCGCCCTCACCACCATCGACTACGGTACCGGGCAGACGATTACCTGGGTCGAAGGTGCCCAAATCCAAACCTGGGAGCGCCCCAGTCGCCGCAGCCGCACAGCCCGCCTGGTGTTGGAGCACATCCTCGCGTCCTCCTCGCTACCGCTCCTCTTCCCCGCCGTGCGCCTCGCCGGCAGCTGGCACGGGGACGGCGGCATTCGCCTCACCGCTCCGCTGTCACCGGCGATCCATCTCGGCGCCTCGCGCATCCTGGTGATCTCCACGCGCTACCGGCGCTCCGTCGAGGATGCCGACCGCTCCTCCATCACCGGCTACCCACCGCCGGCGCAGATCCTGGGCAAGCTCCTCAACTCGGTCTTCCTCGATCTTGTCGACCAGGATGTCGCCCGCATGGAGAAGATGAACGAGCTCATCGGCCGGCTTCCTCCGAACAAGAGGGGCAGCTTTCGAATCATCGACTCGGTGGTGCTCCGGCCGTCGGAGGATCTCGGCCGCCTGGCCGCTGAATACGAGCCCGATCTGCCCTCCACCTTTCGCTTTCTCACCCGCAGCCTCGGCACCCGCCAAACGTCGAGCCCAGACTTCCTCAGCCTGCTCATGTTCCAGCCCTCCTACCTTCGTCGGCTGATGGAAATCGGTGAGCGAGACGCTGAGCAAGCCGGGGACCGCATCGGACTTCTCCTCGACAGCGGGGTTGCGACGCCCTAG
- a CDS encoding deoxyribodipyrimidine photolyase gives MSESNSVPSIRIRAVNEQPVRQGGSFVLYWMIASRRLEWNFGLQWAVEQARDLGLPLVILEALRVGYPWASDRLHRFVLDGMAEHARRLEDSKVLYHPYVEPEEGAGKGLLAALAESAAVVVTDDYPAFFLPRMVQAAGQQLKVRLEAVDSNGLLPLRAADKTFSRAFDFRRYLQKELPQHLGAFPRPYPLQGQALEALESLPKKVLERWPAAGEDLLAGSEGALAKLPIDHSVPVAPARGGAEAARETLERFLEERLDRYGEGRNHPDDDAASELSPYLHFGHLSAHQTFVEVMEREGWNPSKLGHSTSGSRTGWWGTGESTESFLDELITWREVGFNMCWRTDEYDRYESLPDWALRTLEEHAGDERPYVYTLQEWERAETHDELWNAAQRQLVLTGRMHNYLRMLWGKKILHWSESPRAALDIMIELNNKYALDGRDPNSYSGIFWVLGRYDRAWGPEREVFGKIRYMTSKSTRSKLKLKEYLRRWGPEGEAAERQQSLF, from the coding sequence ATGAGCGAATCTAACTCGGTCCCCTCAATCCGCATTCGTGCGGTCAACGAGCAGCCGGTGCGGCAGGGCGGCTCCTTTGTGCTCTATTGGATGATCGCCAGCCGGCGGCTGGAGTGGAATTTCGGCCTCCAGTGGGCGGTGGAGCAGGCGCGGGATCTGGGACTGCCGCTGGTGATCCTCGAGGCTCTGCGGGTGGGTTACCCGTGGGCCAGCGACCGGCTGCACCGCTTCGTCCTCGACGGCATGGCGGAGCACGCGCGGCGGCTGGAGGATTCGAAGGTGCTCTACCACCCTTACGTGGAGCCCGAAGAGGGAGCCGGCAAGGGGCTGCTGGCAGCGCTGGCGGAATCCGCAGCGGTGGTGGTGACGGACGACTATCCGGCCTTCTTCCTGCCACGGATGGTGCAAGCGGCGGGGCAGCAGCTGAAGGTGCGGCTGGAGGCGGTGGACAGCAACGGTCTGCTGCCCTTGAGAGCGGCGGACAAGACCTTCTCCCGGGCCTTTGACTTTCGCCGGTATCTGCAGAAAGAGCTGCCTCAACATTTGGGTGCCTTTCCTCGCCCGTATCCGCTGCAGGGACAGGCCCTGGAGGCGCTGGAGTCGTTGCCGAAGAAGGTTCTGGAGCGCTGGCCGGCGGCGGGGGAGGACTTGCTGGCGGGCTCGGAAGGGGCGCTGGCGAAGCTGCCCATCGATCATTCGGTGCCGGTGGCACCGGCCCGAGGGGGCGCCGAAGCGGCACGGGAGACTCTGGAGCGCTTCCTCGAGGAACGGTTGGACCGCTATGGCGAGGGCCGCAATCACCCCGACGACGACGCGGCCAGTGAGCTATCCCCCTACCTCCACTTCGGTCACCTGAGCGCGCACCAGACCTTTGTCGAGGTGATGGAGCGGGAGGGCTGGAACCCCTCCAAGCTGGGCCATAGCACCAGCGGCAGCCGGACGGGCTGGTGGGGGACGGGGGAGTCGACGGAGTCCTTCCTCGACGAGCTCATCACCTGGCGCGAGGTGGGGTTCAATATGTGCTGGCGCACCGACGAGTATGACCGCTATGAGTCGTTGCCGGATTGGGCGCTTCGGACCCTGGAGGAGCACGCCGGCGACGAGCGGCCCTACGTCTACACGCTGCAGGAGTGGGAGCGCGCCGAGACCCACGACGAGCTGTGGAACGCGGCGCAGCGGCAGCTGGTGTTGACGGGCAGGATGCACAACTATCTGCGCATGCTCTGGGGCAAGAAGATCCTGCATTGGTCGGAAAGCCCGCGAGCGGCACTGGACATCATGATCGAACTCAACAACAAATACGCCCTGGACGGCCGGGACCCCAACTCCTACAGCGGGATTTTCTGGGTCCTGGGGCGCTACGACCGGGCGTGGGGTCCGGAGCGAGAAGTCTTCGGCAAGATCCGCTACATGACCTCGAAGAGCACCCGCAGCAAGCTCAAGTTGAAGGAGTATCTGCGGCGGTGGGGGCCGGAGGGAGAGGCGGCGGAGAGGCAGCAGAGCTTGTTCTGA
- the hisG gene encoding ATP phosphoribosyltransferase produces the protein MIRLALPKGRNQQPVVEALRAAGLSLSALDNGERKLLLPCPEDGFELLLIKGWDVPRYVEHGVADLGVVGSDVLEEVGGDLLVPLRFRAGRSRFCLIGPPGSQPQPGSQVRLATKYPETARRALREQPWGAEILELSGSIELAPLLDLADIALDIVQTGRTLKENHLVELETVKEVADCLVVNRASFQQHRAVVNDLIARLESAEVVL, from the coding sequence GTGATTCGTCTGGCGTTGCCCAAGGGGCGCAATCAGCAGCCGGTGGTGGAGGCCCTGCGGGCCGCCGGGCTCTCTCTTTCGGCTCTCGACAACGGTGAACGCAAGCTGCTGCTGCCGTGTCCGGAGGACGGCTTCGAGCTGCTCCTGATCAAAGGCTGGGACGTGCCGCGCTATGTCGAGCATGGGGTCGCCGACCTGGGGGTGGTGGGCAGCGACGTGTTGGAGGAAGTGGGCGGGGACCTGCTGGTGCCGCTGCGCTTCCGGGCCGGCCGGTCCCGCTTCTGCCTCATCGGTCCGCCGGGCTCACAGCCTCAGCCGGGCAGTCAGGTGCGCCTGGCGACGAAGTATCCGGAGACCGCCCGCCGGGCCCTGCGGGAGCAGCCCTGGGGGGCGGAGATCCTCGAGCTCAGCGGCTCCATTGAGCTGGCGCCGCTGTTGGATCTGGCGGATATCGCCCTCGATATCGTCCAGACCGGGCGCACCCTGAAGGAGAATCATCTGGTGGAGCTGGAGACGGTCAAGGAAGTCGCCGACTGCCTGGTGGTGAACCGGGCTTCCTTCCAGCAGCATCGGGCGGTGGTCAACGATCTCATCGCCCGGTTGGAAAGCGCGGAGGTGGTGTTGTGA
- a CDS encoding CoA pyrophosphatase gives MTDSSKPDSPLVPEVQEAAADLPSSWIVQLRGRLTSPPPSRLAATGDRSAAVLVPLFVDAGELWVLLTRRAEALPKHRSQIAFPGGTLEPGETPWEGALREAQEEVGLIPETVLQLGELDELQSTTGFRVLPCVGCIPSGFQLRINPDEIADTFRVPLTALANPRLIEDRPVVVDGHERMLRVYHVGSRQIWGITAKMLQNLLRRLGMEPSAN, from the coding sequence GTGACCGATTCTTCTAAGCCTGATTCTCCCCTCGTTCCCGAGGTCCAAGAAGCCGCCGCCGACCTTCCTTCGAGCTGGATCGTCCAGCTGCGAGGCCGCCTGACATCGCCGCCCCCGAGCCGCTTGGCGGCCACCGGCGACCGTTCCGCGGCGGTGTTGGTGCCCCTCTTCGTCGACGCCGGTGAGCTATGGGTGCTGCTCACCCGCCGGGCTGAAGCATTGCCCAAACACCGCAGCCAGATCGCCTTTCCCGGCGGCACCCTGGAGCCCGGCGAAACGCCCTGGGAAGGGGCCCTGCGGGAAGCTCAGGAAGAGGTCGGCCTGATCCCGGAGACGGTGTTGCAGCTGGGAGAGTTGGACGAGCTCCAATCCACCACCGGGTTTCGGGTCCTGCCCTGCGTCGGTTGCATTCCCAGCGGCTTTCAGCTGCGCATCAACCCGGACGAGATCGCCGATACCTTCCGCGTGCCCCTCACCGCTTTGGCCAATCCGCGGCTGATCGAGGATCGGCCGGTGGTGGTGGACGGCCACGAACGGATGCTGCGGGTCTACCACGTTGGCTCGCGGCAGATCTGGGGCATCACCGCCAAGATGCTGCAGAACCTGCTGCGGCGGCTGGGGATGGAGCCGTCGGCGAATTGA
- a CDS encoding transposase, translated as MRKPIRFVPPGGALVLVTHRCLQARFLLTPSGQLNRLAKAIVARAARRAGVEVVVVLIFGNHVHLLLRVRDAHAMAQFMSYFAGNLAREAGRIHRWSGKFWHRQYSYSVVADDEESQVQILRYLLSHGCKEDLVASPLEWPGLHPASMILEGPVHRGIWVNRTALCRDRHNRPASPPKEEDYEQEEILELSQLPCWAVLSWEEYQKRVQVLVDEIEEETRSRHRKNGTHPLGRKKLLRQNPHAAPKKPKKGPGPLIIAASMAVKEAFEAAYRQVVAAYMAASAKLRAGDRLVTFPEGTFPPALTFVEPTNRPRAG; from the coding sequence ATGAGAAAACCTATTCGATTCGTTCCTCCCGGCGGAGCCTTGGTCCTGGTCACCCATCGGTGCCTCCAGGCCCGCTTCCTACTCACCCCCAGCGGCCAGCTCAATCGGCTGGCCAAGGCCATCGTCGCCCGCGCCGCCAGGAGGGCTGGGGTGGAAGTGGTGGTTGTCCTCATCTTTGGCAACCACGTCCACCTCCTGCTCCGTGTCCGCGATGCCCATGCCATGGCTCAGTTCATGAGCTACTTCGCCGGCAACCTGGCCCGGGAAGCTGGCCGGATCCACCGCTGGTCCGGCAAGTTCTGGCACCGTCAGTACTCCTACTCGGTAGTAGCCGATGACGAAGAATCTCAAGTGCAGATTCTGCGCTACTTGCTCTCTCACGGATGCAAGGAGGATCTGGTCGCCAGCCCCCTCGAGTGGCCGGGCCTTCACCCCGCGTCGATGATCCTGGAAGGTCCCGTCCACCGTGGCATCTGGGTCAACCGCACGGCCCTATGCCGCGACCGCCACAACCGGCCGGCCTCTCCTCCCAAGGAGGAAGACTACGAGCAAGAGGAGATTCTCGAGCTGTCCCAGCTACCTTGCTGGGCGGTCTTGTCCTGGGAGGAGTACCAGAAGCGAGTTCAGGTCCTGGTGGATGAGATCGAAGAGGAGACCCGATCCAGGCACCGGAAAAACGGCACTCACCCCTTGGGCCGGAAGAAACTGCTCCGGCAGAACCCCCACGCAGCCCCCAAAAAGCCCAAGAAGGGCCCAGGACCCTTGATCATCGCGGCGTCCATGGCAGTCAAAGAAGCTTTCGAAGCAGCCTATCGACAAGTGGTTGCCGCCTACATGGCCGCCTCAGCCAAGCTCCGGGCCGGAGATCGACTCGTAACATTCCCAGAAGGCACGTTTCCACCAGCCCTGACCTTTGTCGAGCCAACCAACCGCCCGCGAGCTGGATGA
- a CDS encoding ATP phosphoribosyltransferase regulatory subunit, producing the protein MKVSAALPAGVSALFFEAAQNRRRLEARLASGLEEAGFSEVLLPILDYLDPYEPLLTSAGRAELYRFIDRDGEQLALRADFTTMLARLLAPRLPALELPLRFFYRGDVVRYQETRPGLQRESYQMGAELLGVPGAQAEREMLELCLELLQDLGLSDLRVVLGFAGALDELLLAGQEQGLSARQLAAAVERRERQPVRAAHPALLQVVENGVPADPGDLGAPGAGALETLGRLRRDLAERFPETELILDLAEFAGTTRDPQLAEARGRRSYYDGSLFRVYGGAGSEALAGGGRYDQLFGTLGAGVPAVGFFLAVDRLLRANGGEP; encoded by the coding sequence ATGAAGGTTTCGGCGGCCTTGCCGGCGGGGGTGTCGGCGCTGTTTTTCGAGGCGGCGCAGAATCGCCGTCGGCTGGAGGCGCGCCTGGCATCGGGGCTGGAGGAGGCGGGATTCTCCGAAGTCTTGTTGCCCATCCTGGATTATCTGGACCCCTACGAGCCCCTGCTCACTTCCGCCGGACGCGCGGAGCTCTACCGCTTCATCGACCGCGACGGCGAGCAGCTGGCGTTGCGGGCGGATTTCACCACGATGTTGGCGCGGCTCTTGGCTCCAAGGTTGCCGGCGCTGGAGCTACCGTTGCGCTTCTTCTACCGGGGCGACGTGGTGCGCTACCAGGAGACCCGGCCGGGGCTGCAGCGGGAGTCGTATCAGATGGGGGCGGAGCTGCTAGGAGTGCCCGGAGCGCAGGCGGAGCGGGAGATGTTGGAGCTGTGCCTGGAGCTGCTGCAGGACCTGGGACTGTCGGATCTGCGAGTGGTGCTGGGTTTCGCCGGGGCTCTCGACGAGCTGCTCTTGGCAGGGCAGGAACAGGGGCTTTCGGCGCGTCAGCTGGCGGCGGCGGTGGAGCGCCGGGAGCGGCAGCCGGTGCGGGCGGCCCACCCGGCGCTGTTGCAGGTGGTGGAGAATGGAGTGCCGGCGGACCCTGGTGACCTGGGGGCACCGGGAGCCGGCGCTCTCGAGACTCTGGGCCGCCTGCGCCGGGATCTGGCGGAGCGCTTCCCCGAGACGGAGTTGATCCTCGACCTGGCGGAGTTCGCCGGCACCACGCGGGATCCCCAGCTCGCCGAGGCTCGCGGCCGCCGCAGCTATTACGATGGGTCGCTGTTTCGGGTCTACGGCGGTGCCGGTTCGGAGGCTTTGGCCGGAGGCGGGCGCTATGACCAGCTCTTCGGCACCCTCGGTGCGGGGGTGCCGGCGGTGGGTTTCTTCCTCGCCGTGGATCGGCTACTGCGGGCCAACGGGGGGGAGCCGTGA
- a CDS encoding carbamoyltransferase C-terminal domain-containing protein, with protein MADAAADLEQRLQQHGAELLAAWRRASSAGGVLVLADPGGWCGGWWVQRLCSELGFPLPPMALADGGGRPWGCLGDLAWELARRLRRSHPGALRRYGSLLVSLRPAVAGKEPLQGFRGHASGVADYLLEGHVAGLRDFFRGRDVSPWLGEDLVSWVLAATRQISSAEEQGAEVGVGRSPLWIDVSAPLSATEQQGLKLLTARLGQESAGPSAGPLPGLLLTVPWPLEKLPEDLRELSFVQGWELWPVPGAQEERVEREEALLNLPLPEKRAVAAAALWGRRFQAAELASVLEVNEDEAERRVQSLAEDQWILKVGEDGWLVTVALRSGAASVPLDEAERAELEMRVHRQAAEVSELAADRSRHQRLGGVEGWGLTGLQAMAHGWRVSDYAAALDHGRRAMEDPKVLEKVHPELVLALLYYEAGRFEETDEQFSALVARATKEISRVILGRLQGYAQVFGLHQFERGLETFELPLKYFREQERRREVCFLRNSSAWALLRLGRFDEAQELEEQTLEEVEGFDPPDSYLLTLIHLNLGRLLRDRQPQAAAEHIAAAREANEGDLSPDLLLIFLLLRAEVARVQGEAALRASLWAQADELLRDFDAVEVAGRVAPLLRSWWDAETADPRRALGETVRRALAVGLAEAQSALDSGTSSSGLHRLSLAEADEELGRRLEQELETEAAELGGFELQGLQLESLEAGDLPELLSGLVVEQGSVAWLRGGALVVDGAATGHGLVLQDPRSASARTRVRRALRRAPCAGWVLALPSAGKIFEGCRPRPGELQILDVKHGERKRLPGLEPVDVRVWTLPETPDSGGGDPRLRALLEHFAELTGVPLLAVTHLRRAGRWPVEEPRRALRLMLETGMEHLVVGNRWLRWNPQEGGRDPWLALRPKLSTVALVYRSDQEASSDQEASIDQEANIDPEARPPGFLTAPGCCAQVGDGALEFLEGCNGQLSLGQLLEGLEPQSRRAARTLLRQLHDRGLVSLL; from the coding sequence ATGGCTGACGCCGCGGCGGACTTAGAACAACGTCTCCAACAACACGGCGCCGAGCTGTTGGCAGCCTGGCGGCGAGCGAGCTCCGCCGGTGGAGTGCTGGTGCTGGCGGACCCGGGGGGCTGGTGCGGGGGCTGGTGGGTCCAGCGCCTGTGCTCCGAGCTGGGCTTTCCTCTTCCTCCCATGGCCCTGGCGGACGGCGGTGGTCGTCCCTGGGGCTGCCTCGGGGATCTGGCCTGGGAGCTGGCTCGTCGCCTCCGGCGATCTCATCCCGGGGCGCTGCGGCGTTACGGTTCCCTATTGGTGAGCCTGCGGCCGGCGGTGGCGGGGAAGGAGCCGCTGCAGGGCTTCCGAGGACACGCCTCGGGGGTGGCAGACTACCTGCTGGAAGGTCACGTGGCAGGGCTGCGGGATTTCTTCCGCGGCCGCGACGTGAGCCCATGGCTCGGCGAGGACCTGGTGAGCTGGGTGCTGGCGGCGACCCGCCAAATCAGTAGCGCCGAAGAACAAGGCGCGGAGGTTGGGGTCGGGCGGTCGCCCCTGTGGATCGACGTGTCGGCTCCTCTGAGCGCCACGGAACAGCAGGGCCTCAAGCTGCTCACGGCGCGACTGGGGCAGGAGTCGGCGGGGCCTTCTGCCGGGCCCCTTCCCGGCTTGCTGCTGACGGTGCCCTGGCCGCTGGAGAAGCTACCGGAAGATCTGCGAGAGCTGAGCTTCGTCCAAGGTTGGGAGCTCTGGCCGGTGCCTGGAGCCCAGGAGGAGCGGGTGGAGCGCGAGGAAGCTCTTCTGAACCTGCCGTTGCCGGAGAAACGAGCTGTGGCGGCGGCGGCGCTTTGGGGACGGCGGTTCCAGGCCGCCGAGCTCGCCTCTGTCCTGGAGGTGAACGAGGACGAGGCAGAGCGGCGCGTGCAGAGTCTCGCCGAGGATCAGTGGATTCTGAAGGTGGGGGAGGATGGCTGGCTGGTGACGGTCGCCCTGCGCTCCGGAGCTGCGTCGGTACCGCTGGACGAAGCGGAGCGGGCGGAGCTGGAGATGAGGGTGCATCGGCAGGCTGCTGAGGTGTCGGAGCTGGCGGCGGATCGCAGCCGGCACCAGCGTCTGGGCGGTGTCGAGGGTTGGGGGCTGACGGGGCTCCAGGCCATGGCCCACGGATGGCGGGTGTCCGACTATGCCGCCGCCCTCGACCACGGGCGGCGAGCCATGGAGGATCCGAAGGTCCTGGAGAAGGTGCACCCGGAGCTGGTGCTGGCGCTCCTGTACTACGAGGCGGGCCGATTCGAGGAGACGGACGAGCAGTTCTCCGCGCTGGTAGCCCGGGCGACGAAGGAGATCTCCCGGGTGATCCTGGGGCGGCTCCAGGGCTACGCTCAGGTCTTCGGATTGCACCAATTCGAGCGCGGTCTGGAGACCTTCGAGCTGCCGCTGAAGTATTTCCGCGAGCAGGAGCGGCGCAGGGAGGTGTGCTTCCTGCGCAACTCCAGCGCTTGGGCGCTGCTGCGCCTGGGGCGCTTCGACGAGGCGCAGGAGCTCGAGGAGCAGACGCTGGAAGAGGTGGAAGGCTTCGATCCACCGGATTCCTATTTGCTGACCCTGATCCACCTCAATCTGGGGCGGCTGCTGCGGGATCGCCAGCCGCAGGCGGCGGCGGAGCACATCGCTGCCGCCCGGGAAGCCAACGAGGGGGATTTGAGCCCGGACTTGCTGCTGATCTTCCTGTTGCTGCGGGCGGAGGTGGCTCGGGTGCAGGGAGAGGCGGCCCTGCGGGCGAGCTTGTGGGCCCAGGCGGATGAGTTGCTGCGGGACTTCGATGCGGTGGAGGTGGCGGGGCGGGTGGCACCGCTGCTCCGGAGCTGGTGGGATGCGGAGACTGCTGACCCTCGTCGGGCCTTGGGAGAGACCGTGCGCCGGGCGCTGGCGGTGGGCTTGGCCGAGGCGCAAAGCGCTCTCGACTCTGGGACCTCCTCGTCGGGGCTGCACCGGCTGTCGTTGGCCGAGGCCGACGAGGAGCTGGGACGGCGGTTGGAGCAGGAGTTGGAGACCGAGGCTGCCGAGCTCGGAGGTTTCGAGCTGCAGGGCCTGCAGTTGGAAAGCCTGGAAGCTGGAGACTTGCCGGAGTTGCTCTCGGGGCTGGTGGTGGAGCAGGGCTCGGTGGCCTGGCTTCGCGGCGGCGCTCTCGTCGTCGACGGTGCTGCGACGGGGCACGGGTTGGTACTCCAGGATCCTCGCTCGGCGTCGGCACGGACCCGGGTGCGCCGAGCGCTACGACGGGCGCCCTGCGCCGGATGGGTGCTGGCCCTGCCGTCTGCTGGGAAAATCTTTGAAGGTTGCCGCCCGCGGCCGGGGGAGTTGCAGATCCTCGACGTGAAGCACGGCGAGCGGAAACGCTTGCCGGGGCTCGAGCCGGTGGATGTGCGGGTGTGGACGCTACCGGAGACGCCCGACAGCGGCGGAGGAGACCCGCGGCTGCGGGCTCTTCTGGAGCATTTCGCCGAGCTCACCGGCGTGCCGCTGCTGGCGGTGACCCACCTGCGGCGGGCCGGTCGCTGGCCGGTGGAGGAGCCCCGGCGGGCCCTGCGGCTGATGTTGGAGACCGGTATGGAGCATCTGGTGGTGGGGAATCGATGGCTTCGATGGAATCCCCAGGAGGGCGGCCGGGATCCGTGGCTGGCGCTGCGGCCGAAGCTGTCGACGGTAGCGCTGGTCTACCGTAGCGACCAGGAAGCCAGTAGCGACCAGGAAGCCAGTATCGACCAGGAAGCCAATATCGATCCGGAAGCCAGGCCTCCAGGATTCCTGACGGCCCCCGGCTGCTGCGCTCAGGTGGGGGATGGGGCGTTGGAGTTTCTCGAGGGGTGCAACGGTCAGCTGAGCCTGGGGCAGCTGCTGGAGGGTCTCGAGCCGCAGTCTCGGCGGGCGGCGAGGACTCTGTTGCGGCAGCTCCACGATCGGGGCCTGGTGAGCCTACTCTGA
- a CDS encoding DUF2090 domain-containing protein: MKKIGYNQPLFVQPFDHRGSFRKKFFQLSGDPVVSATEDQRSAIAEAKMLIYRGLLKAIDMGVPKDQVGVLVDAEYGNQVLVDAAATGICRSICVEKSGQPVFDFEYGPRWQDHLRFFKPEIVKCLVRYHPADNAQENREQATRLKELSEYIHDTEDHYMMFELLVPAVTDEEKAMGERYDKEVRPQRMVEAIHELQDFGVEPDIWKIEGLETREQAQTVSAAVRRGDHRQDVGCILLGRGSDTAQVHKWLQVAAPVDGFIGFAVGRTNFSDAVKRFLADPSQAQSCVDEIARNYKGCVDVWKQAQS; this comes from the coding sequence ATGAAGAAGATCGGCTACAACCAGCCCCTATTCGTCCAGCCCTTTGACCACCGCGGCAGCTTCCGCAAAAAATTCTTCCAGCTTTCCGGCGATCCCGTCGTCAGCGCCACCGAAGACCAGCGCAGCGCCATCGCGGAAGCCAAGATGCTCATCTACCGAGGCCTGCTCAAGGCCATCGACATGGGCGTGCCCAAGGATCAGGTCGGAGTCTTGGTCGACGCCGAATATGGCAACCAGGTGCTGGTGGATGCCGCGGCGACCGGGATTTGCCGTTCGATCTGTGTCGAGAAGTCCGGCCAGCCGGTTTTCGACTTCGAGTATGGCCCTCGCTGGCAGGACCATCTGCGCTTCTTCAAGCCCGAGATCGTCAAATGTCTGGTGCGCTATCACCCCGCCGACAACGCCCAGGAAAATCGGGAGCAGGCGACCCGTCTCAAAGAGCTCTCGGAGTACATCCACGACACCGAGGATCACTACATGATGTTCGAGCTCCTCGTGCCGGCGGTGACCGACGAGGAGAAGGCCATGGGCGAGCGCTATGACAAGGAAGTCCGGCCCCAGCGTATGGTCGAAGCCATCCACGAGCTGCAAGACTTCGGCGTCGAGCCGGACATCTGGAAGATCGAGGGATTGGAGACGCGGGAGCAGGCCCAAACGGTCTCCGCAGCGGTTCGCCGGGGCGACCATCGCCAGGATGTGGGCTGCATCCTCCTGGGGCGGGGCTCCGACACCGCCCAGGTGCACAAGTGGCTGCAGGTAGCGGCCCCCGTCGACGGCTTCATCGGCTTCGCCGTCGGCCGCACCAACTTCAGCGATGCGGTGAAGCGTTTCCTCGCCGATCCCTCTCAGGCGCAGAGCTGTGTCGACGAGATCGCCCGCAACTACAAAGGCTGCGTCGACGTCTGGAAGCAAGCTCAGAGCTGA